The following coding sequences lie in one Halorarum halophilum genomic window:
- a CDS encoding DUF7503 family protein, which yields MSDNVLTAKVAEHPKLIGALFTLVLLSSQAGMAMAATSGCGAYHGP from the coding sequence ATGTCCGACAACGTACTGACGGCGAAGGTCGCGGAGCATCCGAAACTGATCGGCGCGCTGTTCACGCTCGTCCTCCTCTCCTCGCAGGCGGGGATGGCGATGGCGGCCACATCGGGCTGTGGGGCGTATCACGGCCCTTGA
- the gyrA gene encoding DNA gyrase subunit A produces MSSEPPVDPGDVRAAQVEHVRIEDEMEQSYIDYAMSVIAGRALPDVRDGLKPVHRRILYAMHEMGLSSNTGHRKSSSIVGETMGDYHPHGDAAIYDTLVGMAQDFSMRYPLIDGQGNFGSMDGDPAAAPRYTEARMAPIAEELLEDIERDTVDFSSNYDDRLQEPDVLPAAYPNLLVNGSTGIAVGMSTKVPPHNLGEVIDATIELIDDPDAGLADLMQHVKGPDFPTGANIVGRNAVQKAYATGRGRVRVRAEFETEEFDGDRKRIVVTEIPYQENKARLVERIAEDVNEGVIEGISDLRDESDRDGVRVVVELKRGANVEVVKNQLVEHHLETTFGVINLALVDGQPRVLTLKETLEEYIKHRKEVVTRRTEHELGEAEDRAHILEGRLKALDNVEDVVETIRESEDRDAAKAALRETFDFSQAQAEHIVRMQLGSLTSLEAAEIEEEYEEVTARIERLEEILGSESELMSVIKTELREIREEYDDDRRTGFVEDTGSVTHEDLIPEEESVVVVSEDDYIKRMPAADFRAQNRGGKGIIGADLKEGDRVSSVFLASTHDYLLCFTTHGQVYQLKTYEVPEMGRTARGKSAVNVLDLDDGEEITAVVNCDDLGDEEEYLTMVTRDGYVKRTAGGDFGNILSTGIRAIRLEDGDELADVEVTDGTRDLVIGTRGGMAIRFDESEVRAMGRSARGVWGIDLAEDDAVAGLAAFDPDQHDWVLTVTKNGYGKRTDLAEYRRQSRNGKGLIDIKTNDRNGPSCAVEAVSAGDHLFALSEGGQIMRTRVEDISTIGRNTMGVKVMDLDPEDKVAAVDVLPSARVEVGSSDDS; encoded by the coding sequence ATGAGCTCAGAACCACCAGTCGACCCGGGCGACGTCAGAGCCGCGCAGGTCGAACACGTCCGTATCGAGGACGAGATGGAACAGTCGTACATCGACTACGCGATGTCCGTCATCGCCGGCCGGGCGCTCCCGGACGTGCGTGACGGCCTGAAGCCGGTCCACCGGCGCATCCTCTACGCGATGCACGAGATGGGCCTCAGCTCCAACACGGGCCACCGGAAGTCCTCCTCCATCGTCGGCGAGACGATGGGCGATTACCACCCGCACGGGGACGCGGCCATCTACGACACGCTCGTCGGAATGGCCCAGGACTTCTCCATGCGCTACCCGCTCATCGACGGGCAGGGGAACTTCGGCTCGATGGACGGCGACCCCGCCGCGGCGCCCCGGTACACGGAGGCCCGGATGGCCCCCATCGCCGAGGAGCTGCTCGAGGACATCGAGCGCGACACCGTCGACTTCTCCTCCAACTACGACGACCGCCTCCAGGAGCCCGACGTGCTCCCCGCGGCGTACCCGAACCTGCTCGTCAACGGCTCGACCGGCATCGCGGTCGGGATGTCGACGAAGGTCCCGCCGCACAACCTCGGCGAGGTGATCGACGCGACGATCGAACTCATCGACGACCCGGACGCGGGGCTCGCGGACCTGATGCAGCACGTCAAGGGTCCGGACTTCCCGACCGGCGCGAACATCGTCGGGCGCAACGCGGTCCAGAAGGCGTACGCGACCGGACGCGGCCGGGTCCGCGTCCGCGCCGAGTTCGAGACGGAGGAGTTCGACGGCGACCGCAAGCGCATCGTCGTCACGGAGATTCCCTACCAGGAGAACAAGGCGCGACTCGTCGAGCGCATCGCCGAGGACGTGAACGAGGGCGTCATCGAGGGCATCTCAGACCTCCGCGACGAGTCCGACCGCGACGGCGTCCGCGTCGTCGTCGAGCTGAAGCGCGGCGCCAACGTCGAGGTGGTGAAGAACCAGCTCGTCGAGCACCACCTCGAGACGACGTTCGGCGTCATCAACCTCGCGCTGGTCGACGGCCAGCCGCGCGTGCTCACCCTGAAGGAGACGCTCGAGGAGTACATCAAGCACCGCAAGGAGGTCGTCACCCGCCGGACCGAGCACGAACTCGGGGAGGCGGAGGACCGCGCCCACATCCTCGAGGGGCGGCTCAAGGCACTCGACAACGTCGAGGACGTCGTCGAGACGATCCGCGAGAGCGAGGACCGCGACGCCGCGAAGGCGGCGCTGCGCGAGACCTTCGACTTCTCGCAGGCGCAGGCGGAGCACATCGTCCGGATGCAGCTCGGCTCGCTCACCTCGCTCGAGGCGGCCGAGATCGAGGAGGAGTACGAGGAGGTGACCGCCCGCATCGAGCGGCTGGAGGAGATCCTCGGCTCCGAGTCCGAGCTCATGTCGGTCATCAAGACCGAGCTCCGCGAGATCAGGGAGGAGTACGACGACGACCGCCGGACGGGCTTCGTCGAGGACACCGGCTCGGTCACCCACGAGGACCTCATCCCCGAGGAGGAGTCCGTCGTCGTCGTCAGCGAGGACGACTACATCAAGCGGATGCCCGCGGCCGACTTCCGCGCGCAGAACCGCGGCGGCAAGGGCATCATCGGCGCGGACCTGAAGGAGGGCGACCGCGTCTCCTCGGTGTTCCTCGCCTCCACGCACGACTACCTGCTCTGTTTCACTACCCACGGACAGGTGTACCAGCTGAAGACGTACGAGGTGCCGGAGATGGGCCGCACCGCCCGCGGGAAGTCGGCGGTCAACGTCCTCGACCTCGACGACGGCGAGGAGATCACCGCCGTCGTCAACTGCGACGACCTGGGAGACGAGGAGGAGTACCTCACCATGGTCACCCGCGACGGCTACGTGAAACGGACCGCCGGCGGGGACTTCGGGAACATCCTCTCGACGGGCATCCGCGCCATCAGGCTCGAGGACGGCGACGAGCTCGCCGACGTCGAGGTCACGGACGGCACCCGCGACCTCGTCATCGGCACCCGCGGCGGGATGGCCATCCGGTTCGACGAGTCCGAGGTGCGCGCGATGGGTCGGTCGGCCCGCGGGGTCTGGGGCATCGACCTGGCCGAGGACGACGCCGTCGCCGGGCTGGCGGCCTTCGACCCGGACCAGCACGACTGGGTGCTCACGGTCACGAAGAACGGCTACGGCAAGCGGACCGACCTCGCCGAGTACCGCAGGCAGAGCCGGAACGGGAAGGGGCTCATCGACATCAAGACGAACGACCGCAACGGCCCCTCGTGTGCGGTTGAGGCGGTCTCGGCCGGCGACCACCTGTTCGCGCTGAGCGAGGGCGGACAGATCATGCGCACCCGCGTCGAGGACATCTCGACGATCGGGCGCAACACGATGGGCGTGAAGGTGATGGACCTCGACCCGGAGGACAAGGTCGCCGCGGTCGACGTGCTACCGTCGGCCCGCGTCGAGGTCGGATCGTCCGACGACTCGTAG
- the gyrB gene encoding DNA topoisomerase (ATP-hydrolyzing) subunit B yields the protein MSGSGDSEYGAGQIQVLEGLQAVRKRPAMYIGSTDARGLHHLVYEVVDNSIDEALAGHCNEIEVTVHDDDSVSVRDDGRGIPVDVHEKYDRPALEVIMTVLHAGGKFDNKSYQVSGGLHGVGVSVVNALSSKLTVEVKRDGAVWRHEFDRGEPDQNAFERVRDMDADEGTGTHIRFWPDDEIFETREFSFDTLGNRLRELAFLNSGVRITLTDERDGTAETFHYEGGIREFVGYLNETRTPLHPDVIYFDAEEVVEDGPVQVEVAMQATDELQGSVHAFANNINTREGGTHLTGFKTALTRVVNDYANENGLIGDIDGNLKGEDVREGLTAVISVKHPDPQFEGQTKTKLGNSEVRGVVESSVHEHLGTFFEEHPDVAEAVVSKAAEAARARQAAKKAEELTRRKSALESTALPGKLADCQSRDPSEAELFIVEGDSAGGSTKQARNPDNQAVLPIRGKVLNVEKHRLDRVLENDQIRNIVTAVGTGIGDEFDIDDARYHKIIMATDADVDGAHIRTLLLTFFYRHMRPLLEAGYLYATKPPLYRIRYRGNTYDAMTEADRERIIEEKCDGNPTQIQRFKGLGEMNPEQLWDTTMDPEKRILKQITVDDAAAADRMFNVLMGDAVEPRKQFIKDHAPEAEWVDI from the coding sequence TCGTCTACGAGGTCGTCGACAACTCGATCGACGAGGCGCTCGCGGGCCACTGTAACGAGATCGAGGTAACGGTCCACGACGACGACTCCGTCTCGGTGCGCGACGACGGCCGGGGCATCCCGGTCGACGTCCACGAGAAGTACGACCGCCCCGCCCTGGAGGTCATCATGACCGTCCTCCACGCCGGCGGGAAGTTCGACAACAAGTCCTACCAGGTGTCGGGCGGCCTGCACGGCGTCGGCGTCTCCGTGGTGAACGCCCTCAGTTCGAAGCTCACCGTCGAGGTGAAACGCGACGGCGCGGTCTGGCGCCACGAGTTCGACCGCGGCGAACCCGACCAGAACGCCTTCGAGCGCGTCCGCGACATGGACGCCGACGAGGGGACGGGCACGCACATCCGGTTCTGGCCGGACGACGAGATCTTCGAGACGCGCGAGTTCAGCTTCGACACGCTGGGGAACCGCCTCCGCGAACTGGCGTTCCTGAACTCGGGCGTCCGGATCACGCTGACGGACGAGCGCGACGGGACCGCGGAGACGTTCCACTACGAGGGCGGCATCCGCGAGTTCGTCGGCTACCTCAACGAGACGCGCACGCCGCTCCACCCCGACGTCATCTACTTCGACGCCGAGGAGGTCGTCGAGGACGGGCCGGTGCAGGTCGAGGTGGCGATGCAGGCCACCGACGAGCTCCAGGGCTCGGTCCACGCGTTCGCCAACAACATCAACACCCGCGAGGGCGGGACCCACCTCACCGGGTTCAAGACCGCGCTCACCCGGGTCGTCAACGACTACGCGAACGAGAACGGACTCATCGGCGACATCGACGGCAACCTGAAGGGGGAGGACGTCCGCGAGGGGCTCACCGCCGTCATCTCCGTCAAGCACCCCGACCCGCAGTTCGAGGGGCAGACGAAGACGAAGCTCGGCAACTCGGAGGTCCGCGGCGTCGTCGAGTCCTCGGTCCACGAGCACCTCGGGACGTTCTTCGAGGAGCACCCCGACGTCGCCGAGGCGGTCGTCAGCAAGGCGGCAGAGGCCGCTCGCGCCCGCCAGGCGGCGAAGAAGGCCGAGGAGCTCACCCGCCGGAAGTCGGCGCTCGAGTCGACCGCGCTGCCCGGCAAACTCGCCGACTGCCAGTCGCGCGACCCGAGCGAGGCCGAACTGTTCATCGTGGAGGGCGACTCCGCGGGCGGGTCGACCAAGCAGGCCCGCAACCCGGACAACCAGGCTGTGCTCCCCATCCGCGGGAAGGTGCTGAACGTCGAGAAGCACCGCCTCGACCGCGTGCTGGAGAACGACCAGATCCGCAACATCGTCACCGCCGTCGGCACCGGCATCGGCGACGAGTTCGACATCGACGACGCGCGGTACCACAAGATCATCATGGCGACCGACGCAGACGTGGACGGCGCGCACATCCGGACGCTGCTGCTCACGTTCTTCTACCGCCACATGCGCCCGCTGCTCGAGGCCGGCTACCTGTACGCGACGAAGCCGCCGCTCTACCGCATCCGCTACCGCGGGAACACGTACGACGCCATGACCGAGGCGGACAGGGAGCGCATCATCGAGGAGAAGTGCGACGGCAACCCGACCCAGATCCAGCGGTTCAAGGGGCTCGGCGAGATGAACCCCGAACAGCTCTGGGACACGACGATGGACCCGGAGAAGCGCATCCTGAAGCAGATCACCGTCGACGACGCCGCCGCGGCGGACCGGATGTTCAACGTCCTGATGGGGGACGCCGTCGAACCGCGGAAGCAGTTCATCAAGGACCACGCTCCCGAGGCGGAGTGGGTCGACATCTGA
- a CDS encoding DUF7504 family protein: protein MGTERVPSLLQREDRLLVAADESDDVGELCIDFILKDSTREAAAVAVTSGRNSAALLDRWQRSGRGRFRDLSVLAVGGADRSVAADGASQSALGLVQSLDESITVTELVERIQGQLQEWAADEVALGVYVDSLDDWLDPKSYIELIDRLSSVLSAHGGVGVFRVSPDVRALAAIRSRFGAVIELDSDGVRTAPTEEPVPTEELFDALGTRRRWRVLRYLLGRRDEPTDVDELARALVREDPSEEAVQKRYVGLVHSDLPVLADLGVVTFERSRSVVEPTDRIGSVEPFLALADAESTQQV, encoded by the coding sequence ATGGGTACGGAACGAGTACCGTCGCTCCTCCAGCGGGAAGACAGGCTCCTCGTCGCAGCGGACGAGAGCGACGACGTCGGCGAACTCTGCATCGACTTCATCCTGAAGGATTCGACTCGCGAGGCAGCAGCGGTCGCCGTCACCAGCGGCCGCAACTCCGCCGCGCTGCTGGATCGGTGGCAGCGGAGCGGGCGCGGTCGGTTCCGCGACCTCTCCGTCCTCGCGGTCGGCGGCGCTGACCGGTCGGTCGCCGCCGACGGGGCGTCCCAGTCGGCACTCGGGCTCGTCCAGTCCCTCGACGAGTCGATCACCGTGACCGAACTGGTCGAGCGCATCCAGGGCCAGTTACAGGAGTGGGCGGCCGACGAAGTGGCGCTCGGCGTGTACGTCGACTCGCTGGACGACTGGCTCGACCCGAAGTCCTACATCGAGCTGATCGACCGCCTCTCGTCCGTGCTCTCGGCACACGGCGGGGTCGGCGTCTTCCGCGTCTCCCCGGACGTGAGAGCACTCGCCGCGATACGGTCCCGGTTCGGGGCGGTGATCGAACTTGACTCCGACGGGGTTCGGACGGCGCCGACGGAGGAGCCCGTCCCGACCGAGGAGCTGTTCGACGCGCTCGGAACCAGACGCCGGTGGCGGGTGCTCCGGTACCTGCTCGGACGACGCGACGAACCGACGGACGTCGATGAACTCGCCCGGGCGCTCGTCCGGGAGGATCCCTCGGAGGAGGCCGTACAGAAGCGGTACGTGGGCCTCGTCCACAGCGATCTCCCTGTGCTCGCGGATCTCGGCGTCGTCACGTTCGAACGGAGTCGATCCGTCGTCGAACCGACCGACCGTATCGGGAGCGTGGAGCCCTTCCTGGCGCTCGCGGACGCGGAGTCTACCCAGCAGGTCTGA
- a CDS encoding SprT-like domain-containing protein produces the protein MAYSRRYARVAVVEFGFDVNLDRSVGWRVSGRAKRRAAAVKHPKVPGAAVGEPMDWDRARREHTDALDRSRFEDLHACEIVCSRRAVDAYDEAEWRRTLRHELVHVEQFQRFGATGHGAWFRRRAESVDTENHCPAFHRGRYLVRCRDCREVRFDRCRECETTRLAELPPSKQASRVRPTACCGAYYELEDTRAD, from the coding sequence GTGGCCTACAGCCGCCGCTACGCCCGCGTGGCGGTCGTGGAGTTCGGCTTCGACGTGAACCTGGATCGGAGCGTCGGGTGGCGGGTCTCCGGACGGGCGAAGCGCCGCGCGGCCGCCGTGAAGCACCCGAAGGTCCCGGGTGCCGCCGTCGGTGAGCCGATGGACTGGGACCGGGCCCGGCGAGAGCACACCGACGCGCTCGACCGGTCGCGGTTCGAGGACCTCCACGCCTGCGAAATCGTGTGTTCGCGCCGGGCGGTCGACGCGTACGACGAGGCCGAGTGGCGCCGGACGCTCAGACACGAGCTCGTCCACGTCGAGCAGTTCCAGCGGTTCGGAGCGACAGGCCACGGTGCGTGGTTCCGGAGGCGTGCCGAGTCGGTCGATACCGAGAACCACTGCCCCGCATTCCACCGCGGGCGCTACCTCGTTCGGTGCCGCGACTGCCGCGAGGTCCGGTTCGACCGCTGTCGAGAGTGCGAGACCACGCGCCTCGCCGAACTCCCGCCGTCTAAGCAGGCGAGCAGGGTCAGGCCGACGGCGTGCTGCGGGGCGTACTACGAACTCGAGGACACGCGGGCAGACTGA